From the genome of Variovorax sp. RA8, one region includes:
- a CDS encoding arylmalonate decarboxylase, whose amino-acid sequence MTTSTLGLIVPPAAGLVPTDGQALYGGRDVRFIARGLGIPGISPEGFDTVVDRILALAVELRDAGAQAVSLMGTSLSFYRGLEFTNALRERMQDATGLPCTTMSHAIVDSLRVLGIRRVAVATAYIDTLNQRLVAYLASCGITVTHIEGLSITGVEAVGQVTEETLMALAERTVAADRSAQGLLISCGGLLTLDIHVPLEDKLGLPVTSSSPAGFWDLMRAAGLDPASPGHGRLFAPETALERAA is encoded by the coding sequence ATGACGACAAGCACCCTCGGCCTCATCGTGCCGCCCGCCGCAGGCCTCGTCCCGACCGACGGGCAGGCACTCTACGGCGGGCGCGACGTGCGCTTCATCGCGCGCGGCCTCGGCATCCCGGGCATCTCGCCCGAAGGCTTCGACACCGTGGTGGACCGCATCCTCGCACTCGCGGTCGAGCTGCGCGACGCCGGCGCCCAGGCCGTCTCGCTGATGGGCACGTCGCTCAGCTTCTACCGCGGCCTCGAATTCACCAACGCGCTGCGCGAGCGCATGCAGGACGCCACCGGCCTGCCCTGCACCACGATGAGCCACGCCATCGTCGACAGCCTGCGCGTGCTCGGCATCCGGCGCGTCGCGGTCGCCACCGCCTACATCGACACGCTGAACCAGCGGCTGGTCGCCTACCTGGCGAGCTGCGGCATCACGGTCACGCACATCGAGGGCCTTTCCATCACCGGTGTCGAAGCCGTCGGCCAGGTGACGGAGGAAACGCTGATGGCGCTCGCCGAACGCACCGTCGCGGCGGACCGCTCGGCCCAGGGCCTGCTGATCTCCTGCGGCGGGCTGCTGACGCTGGACATCCACGTGCCGCTCGAAGACAAGCTCGGCCTGCCCGTCACCTCGAGCTCGCCCGCCGGCTTCTGGGACCTGATGCGCGCGGCCGGCCTCGACCCCGCCTCGCCCGGCCACGGCCGCCTGTTCGCGCCCGAGACCGCGCTTGAACGAGCCGCTTGA
- a CDS encoding phosphocholine-specific phospholipase C, with the protein MTMNNIPPRRDFLRKTAGTLGAASALTVLPPSIRRALAVEAHVKSRSIEDVQHIVILMQENRSFDHYFGTMRGVRGFGDRFPIPLASGKPVYFQPNPSGGADIQPFRRDSTIGRALIGSGTPHNFPDQQAAWNQGKMDRWIQFKNQATMGYFLREDIPFQFALADAFTICDGYHCSVLTGTDPNRIVFMSGSNFNPELRKRGINSTHADGEPVNSRCWPNPSRWVAGRGQQADGSGQIDPATGAYNYKYVNTAFKWATLPDVLQKAGVSWHIYQNMNNNWTGAMHGCLAFQSFRTAQPGSPIYEHGLTGGPESADGAVNFLAQLKQDVINDTLPQVSWVLPTQALAEHPGSSEGTAGAADFTADVLDALTSNPKVWSKTVLFVTFDENDGFFDHLPMPAVPSYDANGNLMGKSTVALDGEYFDASVGNYLNVNDTTSGKIRPWGLSSRVPMYVVSPWSKGGWVDSQVFDHTSVGMFLEKRFGFTVDAISPWHRAVCGDLTSCFDFVRPNDPVFPQLPDTSNWAAINAAQRLLPAAPITTAPATPQPLFQEAGVRPSRALPYELHTSARVDSRGMLSLMFANTGKQGAVFHVYDKLHLDRIPRRYTVEAGKTLSDTWNAGASDSGKYELWVYGPNGFVRTFEGDALFHDTAAFQPEVQVGYQAHSGHLYLRVRNNGKQRGRVTITANAYNKHGPWTMDIKPGDIETQHWNLQTSGDWYDFTVSADNFERRFAGRVESARPGVSDPAMALHLQG; encoded by the coding sequence ATGACCATGAACAACATTCCCCCACGCCGCGACTTCCTTCGCAAGACCGCCGGCACCCTGGGTGCCGCATCCGCTCTCACCGTGTTGCCGCCCTCGATCCGCCGCGCGCTGGCGGTCGAGGCGCACGTCAAGTCCCGCTCCATCGAGGACGTCCAGCACATCGTCATCCTGATGCAGGAGAACCGCAGCTTCGACCATTACTTCGGCACCATGCGCGGCGTGCGCGGCTTCGGCGACCGCTTCCCGATTCCGCTGGCGAGCGGCAAACCGGTGTATTTCCAGCCCAACCCCAGCGGCGGCGCGGACATCCAACCCTTTCGCCGCGATTCCACCATCGGCAGGGCGCTGATCGGATCCGGCACGCCGCACAATTTTCCCGATCAGCAGGCGGCGTGGAACCAGGGGAAGATGGACCGCTGGATCCAGTTCAAGAACCAGGCGACGATGGGCTACTTCCTGCGCGAGGACATTCCGTTCCAGTTCGCGCTGGCCGATGCCTTCACGATCTGCGACGGCTATCACTGTTCCGTCCTCACCGGCACCGACCCGAACCGCATCGTCTTCATGTCGGGCTCCAACTTCAACCCGGAACTGCGCAAGCGGGGCATCAACAGCACGCACGCGGACGGCGAGCCCGTCAACTCGCGCTGCTGGCCCAACCCGTCCAGGTGGGTCGCGGGAAGGGGGCAGCAGGCCGACGGGTCGGGTCAGATCGACCCCGCAACAGGTGCCTACAACTACAAGTACGTCAACACCGCCTTCAAGTGGGCCACGTTGCCGGATGTCCTGCAAAAGGCGGGCGTGAGCTGGCACATCTACCAGAACATGAACAACAACTGGACGGGCGCCATGCACGGCTGCCTGGCCTTCCAGAGTTTCCGCACTGCGCAGCCGGGTTCGCCGATCTACGAGCACGGCCTGACGGGCGGCCCCGAATCGGCTGACGGCGCTGTCAACTTCCTCGCCCAGCTCAAGCAGGACGTGATCAACGACACCCTGCCGCAGGTCTCCTGGGTGCTGCCCACGCAGGCCCTGGCCGAGCACCCGGGCAGCAGTGAAGGCACCGCAGGCGCTGCCGACTTCACCGCCGATGTGCTGGACGCGCTGACGTCCAACCCGAAGGTCTGGAGCAAGACCGTCCTTTTCGTGACCTTCGACGAGAACGACGGCTTCTTCGACCACCTGCCGATGCCGGCGGTGCCGTCGTATGACGCCAATGGCAACCTGATGGGCAAGTCCACCGTGGCGCTGGACGGCGAGTATTTCGACGCCTCCGTGGGCAACTACCTGAACGTCAATGACACCACCAGCGGCAAGATTCGCCCGTGGGGCCTGAGTTCGCGCGTGCCGATGTACGTGGTGTCGCCGTGGAGCAAGGGCGGCTGGGTCGATTCGCAGGTGTTCGACCATACCTCCGTGGGCATGTTCCTGGAGAAGCGCTTCGGCTTCACGGTGGACGCCATCAGCCCGTGGCACCGCGCAGTCTGCGGCGACCTCACCTCCTGCTTCGACTTCGTCAGGCCGAACGACCCGGTCTTCCCCCAACTGCCCGACACGAGCAACTGGGCCGCGATCAATGCGGCGCAGAGGCTGCTGCCCGCGGCCCCGATCACCACTGCCCCCGCCACGCCTCAGCCGCTGTTCCAGGAGGCCGGGGTGCGTCCGTCGCGCGCGCTCCCCTACGAGCTGCACACCAGCGCGCGGGTGGACTCGCGCGGCATGCTCTCGCTGATGTTCGCCAACACCGGCAAGCAGGGCGCCGTCTTCCACGTCTACGACAAGCTGCATCTGGACCGCATTCCGCGCCGCTACACCGTGGAGGCCGGAAAGACGCTGAGCGACACCTGGAACGCCGGCGCCTCCGACAGCGGCAAGTACGAGCTCTGGGTCTACGGTCCCAACGGCTTCGTGCGCACCTTCGAGGGCGACGCGCTGTTCCACGACACCGCGGCATTCCAGCCCGAAGTCCAGGTCGGCTACCAGGCCCACAGCGGCCATCTCTACCTCAGGGTGCGCAACAACGGCAAGCAGCGTGGTCGCGTCACGATCACTGCCAACGCCTACAACAAGCACGGCCCGTGGACGATGGACATCAAGCCCGGCGACATCGAGACGCAGCACTGGAACCTTCAGACGAGCGGCGACTGGTACGACTTCACCGTCAGCGCCGACAACTTCGAACGCCGCTTCGCCGGCCGTGTCGAGAGCGCCAGGCCGGGCGTCAGCGACCCCGCCATGGCGCTGCATCTGCAGGGCTGA